TCTATTGGTGGTGTGTGACAAACCTGGATGGTATGGCAGAATCAGGCGAGCGGGGACACTCTCGGCAATTTGGCCAAGTGCATGTCATTCTCCCCTTAAGTAGATCCTTGCCAAACACACTTTGAAGGCGATGAGCGCCCTTTCCTCGCATGGGAAGGCTTGGGTGAGGGCTTATCGCTGCCAACCTACCCTAACCGTTCCGAAGAGGCGGTGTTCAGTAAGGAATCCATATTGTACCGTCTTATGATAACCGGCAGGACTTGTGTGTGTTAGTGCTTGGGATGTGCCCTGGCCCTTCAGCATCCCGCACAGCGGCCGGATCCAATGCCCATAGGCGCTCAATCCACGTAGAATCTACGGTGAGCGCGAGTGAAGTGCCTTGAGTCGACCACCGGATGCGAATCTGATTGCGCGCTGGGGAGCGGGGGACAAGCCCCCGCGCTACGTCAGAGCAGACTGCCGGTCCGATCCGGCAAAGGAGAATCGTAGTTGGGATCCGAACAACCACGTCGGCAACCTGAAGAGTCGAACGAGCGCATTTACGTGGGCGTAAAGCCCGGAGTGATCGTGCTCTACCTCGTGGCGCTGGTGGTGACAACGGCGCTGCTCGTGTGGTTTCTCTACCTCGATCAGCGGCCGTGGTACGGCAACTGGCCGGCGGTCATCCTGTCAGTTACCTTCTTCTCTCTCTTTGTCGTGGGGTTTCTCGTGGCACTGCCGCGTCGCGACTGGCGGCAGACGGCGCTGGGGCCTGCGTTTCTCATCGCGCTCTTTACCGAGATGTTCGGCATTCCTTTTACCATCTACTTGCTGAGCAGCGTCTTTGGCTTCTCTATCGGGTTGGACGGCAGCGAAGGTCACCTCTGGGCCGTGGCCCTGGACTGGCTGGGCTGGGTACGGTTGAGCGTGGGTGTGCCCATGCTGAAATGGGGCGGCAGTGCCGTCGTCTTGACCGGGCTCGTTCTCATGGGATGGGGTTGGTGGCGCGTGTACCGCGCTCGCGGCGCGTTGGTGACCGATGGCCTATACCGCCACGTACGCCACCCGCAATACGTGGGGTTTGTGCTGGTCATGGCCGGCTTTCTCATCCAATGGCCGACGCTCATCACGCTGCTGATGTTCCCGGTGCTGCTTGCGGCCTATATCCGCTTAGCGGCGAATGAAGACGTTTACCTGGAACGTACCCACGGTGACGCCTTTCGCAGCTACAGGAAGAACGTGCCCGGCTGGCTGCCGCGCTTGCGGTGACGCCCAAGAGGAAATTCGCCTGAGTTCGGTGTAGTTGTGCGCAGTAAAATCTGCCAATCGCAATTTTCCGCATCCGCTCTTCATTGATCGAAATGGCACAAAGCGGCTATCCAAGACCAGAACAGGGGAGTTGCTCACAGTGCGCAAGCGCCCATGCTGAGCTTGTCGAACCGGGATGGGTTTCGATGGCCTAATGTGCGCGCAGGTCAGCAAAGGATATTCACGTGATATGATTCTGACATGAAGAGCACAAGGCAAATTGTAAGATGTATCGCAGCCGGGGCCGTGCTTGCAATCGCAGTTCTTTGTTTAGTCTCCTGTGGAGACCCCAATACGGAGTTGCTAGAAGGCATGGCCACGCGCGTCGCGTCAGATGAGCAGGTGCCGCTGGCGTTCGAGGATGAACTGTGCGTCAACGAGGCGCGCATCCGTGTGCAGGTCGCCGATACGCCGTCAGAGCGGGCGGCCGGGCTGAGCGGCTATGCCGGACTGCCGGAAGACGCCGGCATGTTGTTCGTCTTACCAGAGCCGCAACAGCCGACGTTCTGGATGAAGGGCATGCTGTTTGCTCTAGACATAATCTGGATACGCGACGGTACCGTGGTGCAGATACATGCCTCTGTCCCACCCCAGCCGCCAGACACGCCGGACGACCAACTGCCGCGCTACCGTCCCGATGAACCAATCACCCACGTGTTGGAACTGAACGCCGGCTCGGCAGAACGTTTTGGCATCACCATCGGCAGCCGCATAGCGTCGTGCGCCGACGAGACCCCCACACCGCAAGACGCTGGTTGAAAAGCGAGGGAGGCACGGAGGAAGGTTCCTATGCCGCGCTTCCAAAGGAGAAATCGGTTACGAGGACTGCCTCTGTGCTACGTGGGCGCAGGTTTTCAACCTGCGCTACCGGGCTGATGCCACGAATTGTTCCATGTGATACTGCCCCGTTACGGGAACAGCTTCAGCACAGCTATCACAATGCCGGACACCACGCCGGCAAGCGCGGAAATCGCCACAAGAAGCTGGAACGTCTGCTTCCCCAGTTGCTCCGCAATGTGCTTTCTCAGCCGCTCTTCCATCACCTGCATATCCGCCCGAATGGCCTGATCCGAAGCTTGCAGGTCGGCTCTGAGGGTTTGCAGGTCGGCTCTGAGAGCCTGTTCCGAGGCTTGCAGGTCGGCTCTGAGAGCCTGTTCCGAGGCTTGCAGGTCGGCTCTGAGAGCCTGTTCCGAGGCTTGCAGGTCATCATTGGTCGCCGCGTCCCCGCGCGCTTCGCTAACAGCATCGATCAGGGCTTCTGCTTGATTCTCACTGAAGCCCGCGCCCGTCAGCGTCTTTACCGCTTTGTGGGTGTCGAACAATGCCATGTATCGATCCCTTTGCTCAAGGCTTGCCTCTTTCAATGCCCTGCACGTTGTATGAACATTGTCGGCACGGTACGCATCCTCTACCTTCGTTGTCTATTCTGCCGACCTGCGCCCTCGTTAGTTTCGCAATTCTGTGCTTTCTGCTCCTCTAGCATACCATGCCTATGCCATAGGATCGGCACTCTTGGACAGCACGTCCTCGACACCGGCTTGGTGGTTGGCGAGGCGGGCGAGGGTGAAGAGCAGGTCGGAGAGGCGATTGAGGTAGATCAGAATGGGTTTGGAGAGGTCTTCTTCTTGGGCCAGAGCCACAGCGATCCGTTCGGCGCGGCGGCAGACGGCGCGGGCCAAGTGGAGCGCGGCGGCTGCGGGCGTGCCGCCCGGGAGCACGAAGTCAGTCAAGGGAGGGAGTTGCGCGTCCGCTGCATCGATGGCTGTTTCTAAGGCTTTCCCATGTGCCGGTGTGATGCGGGGGATGGTGTAGGCCCGTGGCTCCTGCGGCGTGGCGACGTCCGCGCCCATGATGAAGAGCTCGCTCTGGATGCGCTGGAGCAGGCCGGAAAACTCGGCCTGTGCACTCGGCAGGTGTACTATCGCCACTCCCAGCACGGCGCTGAGTTCGTCGATGGTGCCGATGAGATCCATGCGCAGCGCGTGTTTTTGCACACGCTCGCCGCCAAAGAGGGATGTGGTGCCGTCGTCACCGCCGCCGGTGTAGATGGGCATTGAACTGCCGGCCTCCTGTGCCGGTCCCCGCTAACGCGCTTAGGCCGGATGGTGTTTCCACCTGGTTCGTGCAAGTTCCCGTTCGTGCTGAGCTTGCCTGTCCTGAGCCTGCCGAAGGGTCAAAGTATTGACAGCGAGACGCGTCGGCACGTCAAGATTCGCTTCTGGCAACACATCTCCTCGCCAGTCGTGAACGGGACTATAGTGCTCTGTAAGAGCGCTTTCTTACCATCGTTGGCCCTGCGACGGGCCTGTACTGAGCTTGCCGAAGTGCTCAGGGCGAACGGTTGTGGGTTGTGCCATTTGCCCTGCGACAGGCCTGCACTGAGCTTGCCGAAGTGCTTAGGGCGAACGGTTGTGGGTTGTGCTACTTGCCCTTCGACAGGCCTGTACTGAGCTTGCCGAAGTGCTCACGGCGAACGGCTATGAGCTTTTGCAGACAGAGAGCCTCATTAGGCGGATAGGTCTACGCTGCTTCTGCCAGTCAGTTGTTCCCGCAAGAGTTCATTGCCCCAACCGATTGATCGTTATTCCGTCGTGGCTGCGCGCAGCATGTCGCGCATGCGATGCACCAGGGCGAGTCCCTCGTCCCACGGCCGTTGGAAGCAATTGCGGCCGAAAATGAAGCCGGTAGCACCGGACTGCACGGCGAGGCGGGCCTTTGCCAAGGCTTCCTCATCACTGGCGCGCGAGCTGCCTGAGATCAGCACCAGTGTCTTTCCCGCCGACTGCACCGCCTTGGCCAGCGCCTCGTCGGGCGTGACTTCCATCGTGTTGTAGGGAGCAGGTGAGAGTTTGTCCCTTTCAAGATCTATCTTGGGAATGTTGATCTTCACCACGTCCGCGCCAAGCTCGCACGCCACGCGCGCCGCGTAATCGATGGCGTAGAAGCTGTCGCGGCCGCCTTTGGCCTCCATGTGCTGGCCGCGGGGATACGCCCACATGATGGTCGGCATGCCGAAGCGGTCGGCGTCCTGCCGCACCTGCCGCCACTGGGCGAAGTCCTCATCCTGGCGCGACGAGCCCATGTAGAGGGTGTAGCCAATGGCGTCAGCGCCGATGCGCACGGCATCTTCGACCGTGGCATTGAGCGGATTGAGCGGGTCATCGTCGGGCGGAATGTTAGTCTTGCCGTTGAGTTTCACCACCAACGGCACCCGACCGGCATATGGACGCATGTACTTCAATGCGTTGCCGTACTGCAAGGCCACGCCCGAGAACCCGCCTTCCACCGCCAGCCGCCAGATGTAGTCGGGATCGAGCGCATCCGGATTGTCGAAGAAGTCCACCGGCCCGTGCTCCATGCCGTGGTCTACCGGCAGGAGCATCATGGTGCCGTTGCCGGGACCGTAGCCGTAGAGCAGGCGCTGCAGGCGCACGTACTTTCCAGGACTTAGCTCTAGGTCGTCCAGCGTGACCCGCTGCTTTGTCATTTCATTTGCCAAGACAGCCCCCTTAGGTTTCGCCGTGAAGGCTCTTAAAGTTTACCAATTGCCCAACTCACCGAATTTGAGTCTTTCCTCGCCATCGTTATGCGACCCTTGGAAATTGTACCGCTTTTGCTGGAAATTGCGAGGCATTACTGCTGTAAATTCCGGCTGGACTTTCCCATTAGAGCCCATGCGCAGCGCCAAGCGGGACCCGGAGTGAAGCTATGCGCCCAGAAGCGGCAGGTGTTTCAAGCGATGATACCTCAAAGCGAGTGAGACACAGTGCTTCAATGCATCCGCCGGTAGCTCGTCGGTTTCGCAAAACACGATAGCCCTGTTCCCTCGAACGTAAAGAGGTCGTTGTAGAGTGCTTTGAACGTATCAACCAACGACGTGCTGCAGTTGAAGTACAGCGCGTACTGGTGTGGCGACTTCTGCTTCCAGTCCATTCTAATTGTGCTGCCGCCTGTGGTGAGGTGGCTCGGCTCGCCCCACTTTAGGGTTTCTTCCACGGCAGCAACGCCCTCTGTTTCTGCTGCCGCTTCAAAGACGATCTGCCTAAGCCGCAGCATTTTCTTGCGCATAGCCTCCGGGTAACGGTCGAATACTTGCGCTACATTGGGGTTTTCGATTCTGTCCATGCCCGACGGCAAAGTCCTTTTTCGCATCCCGCTTTCACTCATGCGGAGTGAGGACAAAGAAGCCGTACCCTCCGGCAATGAAGGAATGGCCGTCGCAAACTCTTAGAGCGTTGCGTGTTGCCTCACTGCTGCTTCCAACCGCGCCAGAGACTCTGCAGGCACGCTAACAGCGCCCAATTCCGCTTGGGTTAGAATGCCGCCGCCGTGAAAGTCGCTGCCGCCGGTGGGGATCAAGTCGAAGCGCGCCGCCATGTTCAGGATGTCGGCACGCTGCTCCGCCTCATATCCGGTGTAGTACGTTTCGATGGCGTCGAGGCCGGCCTCTGCAAGCTCGGGTACGAGTTTATCCAAGTCCACCTGGTCCGCCCCTTCCACGTTAAACGGATGCGCTAGCCCGGCGGCGGCCCCGGCGCGGTGCAGGAGCGCGACGGCTTCAACCGGCGTGAGCTTCGGTTGCTCCACGTAGGCCGGCATGCCGTGTCCAAGAAATTTGTCAAAGGCTTCGTTAGCATCGTTCACGTAGCCCTGAGCGAGCATGGCTTTGGCTATGTGTGGGCGTCCCACGGCGCCCCCGTCCGCATCTGCGAGGATGTCTTCCCATACGAGCGGCATATCGAGCGCGGCCAGTTTTTCAACTATTTTCTGCGCGCGGTAGAGCCGCCCGTCGCGTTGCCGGGCAACGACTGCCTGCAACTCCGGGTGCTCCGTGTCCACGAAATAGCCGAGAATGTGCACGGACTGGCCGTGCCACATGGTGTTAAACTCTATCCCCGCGATCACGCGCACGCCGCAATTCTGTCCGGCCTCCTGCGCGGCGGCGACGCCATCAGTGCTGTCGTGGTCGGTGATGGCGATGCAGTCGAGCCCGGCTTCATGCGCCATGCCCACGAGATCAGCAGGCGCGAACGCGCCGTCGGAGGCGGTAGTGTGCAGGTGGAGATCAATGCCGGGCATGAGCCGCAACTAAGCTGCTTGGTAGGTGTGAAGTCATTGTGTGGCGCTGCTCAGTCATACTTCCCCTATGATACACTACGGCCTGCCGCCAAAGTATGTGCATGTGCAAAGAGGTTTCCGCGCGATGTCGGTGTTTTGGGAGGAGCGTTACGCTGCTGAAGGCGCCATTTGGGGTGACCGGCCTAGTAAGTCGGTAGAGCGTGCCCACGCGCTTTTTAGGCAGCATGGCAGCCAAACCCTTCTGATCCCCGGTAGCGGCTATGGGCGTAACGCCCAATTCTTCGCGGACACTGGCTATGACGTGACGGGCATTGAGGTATCCGAGACCGCCCTCGCTATCGCACAGTCCCAAAGTCCCGGCAGCCGCTACATTCACGCCTCCGTTTTGGATGATGTCCTGACTGGCAAGACTTTTGACGCCATTTACTGCTTCAACGTCCTCCACCTCTTTCTGGCTGCGGAACGGCGAGATATGATCCGCCGCTGCCAGCGCTGGTTGCGTCCGGGAGGCTTGGCTTTCTTTGTGGTCTTCTCAGAGAAAGAGGCAACGTACGGAAAAGGCAAAGCAGTCGAACCGGAGACTTTCGAGACCCGTCCCGGACGGCCCGCGCACTATTTCACCGACGCCGATCTCCGTGCGCACTTTGCCGATTACATGATCCTCGAAACTGATTTGATTGCGGACCCGGAAGACCACAGCCCGGAAGGTTCGCATGTGCACGAACTGCGCTACATTTGTGGTATGAAGCCGCAGTAGAGCTTTGACTAGAGTTCGTCTCATAAATGCGTCGCTCTGCGTAAACCTGTCCTTCGACAGGCTCAGGGCGAACGAAAATGGTAAGAATCTGTTCGTGCTGGGTATTGCGCGAAACCTGCTGCGCGAAGCGCTTGTCGAAGCGCGAGTCGGCTTGTCGAGCCGATCTATGAAATAGCTTCTAGAGGCGTTCAAAACGCTAGAGTCTGCGTCCGCTGAAGACTCGCTGCCTAGGTACGACGCCATCATAGAGCCAAAGAGCGGGGGGCAAGCCCCCGCGCTACAGGAGATCTAGGGGACTTGGGTTGCATGCGGCTGGATTACGTCCCTCTTGCCCTGACCTTGCATGTGCGGTCTCGCACCCCATCAACCCAGGTAGAGAGCTAATCGAGTCGAACGGGGACACCTTCCAGCTGGCCGGCTTGGTGCATAGACTTCCACTCAGCCATGAAGGTCTCGTTCCACGTGTCGGTGAGGGGGTGGTCCAGCATCTCCTGGAAGATAGGCCAGAAGATGATGATGCCGTCGGCGCCGTCGCGGAGGGCGGCGTAGGCGGTCTCGACGCTCCTGACAAGAGCGGCGGTGACGTAGGGGCGGTTTTCCCAGCCTGCGAACATGCGCACGCACTCACGGACGAGTTTGGTCGGATCGCCGCCCATCTGCTTCACCGGCTCGCAAAAGGGGAGGATGTGGGTCGCGCCCGCCTGGGCGACGGCGGCGGCTTGGGGCAACGAGAATACGGTCGTGCAGTAGGTCTCGATGCCCTCCTCCGCCAAGCGCCGAAAGGCCCCCAACCCATGTACAGTACAGGGAATCTTGATGATGATCTGATCTGACAGGCTTGTGAAGACGTGGCTGACATCGAGCAGTGCGTCCGTCGAGTGGCCGTCCACCTCGACGACCACGGGCTTGTCGGTGATGTCGAGATAGCGCTGCACGACGTCCCTAATCTGACCGTATTTCTTCACCATGTCGTTGAGTACGACCGTGTTCGTAACGATACCGGCGGCGCCGCGATCCATCCAGGGCTTGAGATCCGCGGGATCTCCCGCCAGCCAGATGGCGGGACCTCTGCCGGCGCGCCGGGCTTGCATCACGGGCCCGGTTACCACCGGCTCCACAGCGAACGAACTGGTCTTGGAATCGGTTCCCATGCTGCGCCTCCAGCGTGTCCTAGTGCGATTGTGCTCAGTTTTCCCAAAGTATGACACATTTGGGCTTCAACCGATCGCGTTTGCGTGTTTCCACATAGATCTGCCAAACGGCCATTGAACGGTGCGCTCTAAACCTGCTGAGTGTCTACGTGAGAGACAAGAACGCGTAATTCTCAGCTACAGCCCCAGCATTTCGCGCAGCACAGGAGCGATATGCGCGGCGATGCGGTGCATGCCGGTGTCGTTGGGGTGCGTGCCGTCGGGAACAAGGGCCGCATCGTTGGGACCGATGATGCAGGAGCCATCGATGAGGCGGATGTGCATATCGCCCGCCGCGATGCGCTCGGCGACCACCTCGTGCTCTGCCTCACGAAGCGCGGTCACTGTGACCCCCCGCGCGTCGGGCGTCGTATCCGTGAAGTCGCCGTGGCAACTAAGGATACTGATGACCAGGATCGGCGTGGTTGGATGCCCAATCCGCACGAGGTCGATGAAGTTGCGGAAGGTCTCGCGCCAGGCAGCGGCGTCGAGCCAGGACGAAACGCGCACGTTCACGCCCATGAGCAAGCTAAGCACGTCGAATTCCATGTCGGCGAGCAGCTTTGCCGCCGCCGGTTCGCCCCGCGCCCAACCGCGAAAGCCGAGATTGAGAGGCTCGACTCCCGCCAGACGCGCCGCCTGCGCCACGTACGTAAGGCCCGGGTCGGTCGCCGTGCGGCCTTGCGTAATTGAGTCTCCGTAGGCGGCCCAGACGTATGGCGCGGGAACAACGGGAGAGAGCTTCGCACCGTCCGTCACACCGAGCGCGATCGGTTCAAGGCGGGTAACGTAGGGCAAGTAAAGGGCATACGCCTGTGACCCCTCTCTTGGCAGCGGAAACTCGGCGCGTACCTCGCCGCCCGGATTGCGTTGACTGTGGGTGGCAACAGGCGCGTCGTCCCGCCAAAGGCTGGTGAGGCCCTCTTCCTCCGGCTGATGGCCGGAATCCCAGGCGCGGAGCGTGACACTCGCTGCGGAAGTGGAAAAGACGAGACGCACGCCGGCCGTGGAGAGAGCATGCTGCCACGCGCCCACAGGATAGCTGAGGGAATCCGCCGGATCCAGTCGCGCGACTCTCACCCGCCCGTTGGCCACGTCCACGAACGGCGCGCCGCGCAGAAAGGGGAGCAGTTCTTCACCGGTATACCAGCGCATTTGGTTGTGTCCTTCTGATTGCTCGGGGTGCGTTGCTCACTGGAGGATTTTACATTCGACTACACTCGCAATGCGCTGCGAAGCGGGTTGGGAGTAGAGGGCAGCCGGATGAATCCCTCGCCCTTGCCCTCTCCCTAAGGAGAACTTTGCATAACCCTTCATCTTTGGGGGAGGGGAAGGTTGGGATGTGGGTGAAATGACTTAACGTCATGCTATCTCTAGTTACGAAGGCGCACTGGATTCCGGCTTTCGCCGGAATTGTAAGTGTTGAGTAAATCGTTGACAGAATCCGCTTTCCATTCTGAGGAGTTGACGGTGCATGTCATTCCGAGCGGAGCGTCGAACAGGGTTCGCGGAATCTAGGGCCCATGCAACGTGTCGCCCAATAGTCTCAACATCTTAGATTCCTCTCTTCGCTGCGCTCCGTTCGGAATGACATGTGCACTGTTCATGTAGAGTACTGCGTTCAGCTGCTTTTGTTCTCAAATCTGTCAACGAATTACCTGACATTTACAGGGGAATGACGGAGTTACGCAAAAGTCTCTGCCGTGAGAGGGAGAAGTTCTTGCGCCTCCGGCCGGGGTTTCGCAAAATTCTCCCAAGGAGAGGAAATTCTCGCTTCAGCGTCTCACGTGCGGTAGTCGCTGTTGAAGATGACGTATTCGGTAGTGAGATCGCAGCCCCAGGCGGTGGAGGTGGCGTCGCCGTCCGCCAGGTCGAGGATGAACATCGACTGTTTCTTATCTAAAAGTGCGGAGGCAGCGTCCTCGTCGAAGTCCGTGGGCGTGCCGTTGTGGAAGAGGAGAATGTCTTCCAGCCAGAGCGATGACTTGTCAGGGTCGAAGTCCACGCCGCTGTAGCCTGCCGCGCACATGATACGCCCCCAATTCGGGTCGGAGCCGAGCACCGCGGTCTTTACCAAGCTGGAGCTCGCCACACTGCGGCCTATAGTGCGGGCGGCGTCCAAAGAGGCCGCACCGCGCACCTCAACGCCGAAGACCTTGGTGGCGCCTTCTGCATTGCGTACGATTTCCTTAGCCAGGAAAACTGCAACCGCGCGCAAGGCGCTCTCAAGAGCTGCGCCGGCCGCGCCGCCGTCGATTTCCGGTCCCCCGGCAGCCCCGTTTGCCAGGACCAGCACCGTATCGTTGGTGGAAGTATCGCCATCCACGCTAATCATATGGAAAGAATCATCCACGACCCGCTTCAACGTCGCATGCAGAAAGTCTCTGGCGACCGGGGCGTCTGTGGTGAGGTACGCGAGCATGGTCGCCATGTTGGGATGTATCATGGCCGCGCCTTTGCACATGCCGCCCACCGCATAGGTGGTGCCGTTGGCTTCAAACTGGGCCGCGGCTTCTTTGGGCCACTCATCAGTGGTCAACATAGCCGTTGCCGCTTCATGGTGGCGCTTTTTGGCCGGCGCAAGCCGACTGATACCCTCCCGAACAATTTCCATGGGCAGTTGGTGGCCGATCAGGCCGGTTGAGCAGACGAGAATGTCTTCGGCGTCCACCCCGACCTGAGCTGCCAGCAGTGCCGTCATTTCCCGAGCGTTCGCCATGCCCTGGTCGCCGGTGCAGGCGTTGGCATTGCCGCTGCAGTACACAATGCCGCGGGTTGTCCCGCGCTGCATGCGCTCCTGGTCGAGGAGTACTGGCGCGGCCTTCACCTTGTTTTTCGTGTAAACCCCGGCCACGGTCGCAGGCCGTTCGGAGACCAGGCACCCCACGTCGCGTTTCTCAAGACTTGCATCGTACTCTTTGATGCCACAGAAGACACCGTCTGCGAGGAATCCGGCAGGGCGTGTTGCGCCCCCGGCAACCAGTCCTTCCGCGAGTTCTTCAGCCATTGAATTCTTTCCTTAGCTGTGTTTGCACGCCCATCCGGTCGTTTGCGCGAGGCGTTCTGGCCAGAGCCGGCTCGTGCACCGATTCACTCGTGCAGCGCATGCCGCTCTTGACTGCTTACGGCGTGGCGCCAGCACATGCTGCGTACTGTGAGATTCCCTATGATGATACACGAGACCGCCCAGGGCTGCGCGGCCGCTGGGTCTGCGAGCTGAATTCAGAGAAGTGGGATCTCACTCTTTCCCATCGTCGAGGAATGCCGCAAGCATTTCCCGCGCGTTTTCCCTGATTGGCGGGAAGTGGCTAAAGCAGATGGTGGTAAAGTCCACGTCGAGCAGTTTGGCGAGCGATTCGCGAGCGAGTTCGGGGTCGCGGGTAAAGAGCCACGAAGGGTATTGCAGCTTGCGGAATCGATATTGCAGCGCATCGCCGACTATGAGCAATTTCGCCGGCTCCACGTAGAAGCAGATGCTCCCTTGTGTGTGGCCGGGCGTATGGATGACGCGAACCTGCTCGATTTCAGGTAGATACTCGCAGTCTTCGAGGGGGTATTGTACCATTACCGGAGCACTGTTTATGAAAGAGACGGCGGAAGGCACTTGTGGGAGCGCTTCGCGGCGCAAGAAGCTGGGCGCAGGTTCGTCGCCGCAAATAATCCCGGCTTCAGTGCGGTGGATCGCCACTGGCGCGCTGGTTGCTTCAGCAAGTTCCGCCAGGCCCCCGGCATGATCGGGGTGACTGTGAGTCAAGGCAATGAGCCGCACTTGTTCCAGCGCAATGCCGAGCGCTCTCAAGCCAGCCTTGATGGCTTGCAGGCTGCCGCGACTGCCTGCGTCTACCAGCACAACCCCGTCATGGGCTTGCAGCACGGTGACGCGCGCTCCCAGTGCGCGCAATTGATGCACACCGGGCGCGATTGCGAATGGTCCTAACAGTGGGATGTCCCGCACCGCTTGCTTGCACTCCATCAGCGTAGTGGTAGGTACGCATTCTAAACTGGGTGAACTTGTGCCGCCGTGAAGCCGCCAAAGCACTTACTAATTCCACGGTACCACGTGCGGCTGGTTTTCAGAAACCTGAGCGGCGCGTATAATACGCTTTAGATTCTCCCAATTCAACCTCTAGGAAAGCCGCATGCAAACGCTCAACGATCTCTTGGAGAATTCGGCAAACCGCTTTGGCGACTCGCCCGCGTTGCTCATCAAGCCGGGCATCCGCGTGCG
This genomic stretch from Chloroflexota bacterium harbors:
- a CDS encoding class I SAM-dependent methyltransferase, whose amino-acid sequence is MSVFWEERYAAEGAIWGDRPSKSVERAHALFRQHGSQTLLIPGSGYGRNAQFFADTGYDVTGIEVSETALAIAQSQSPGSRYIHASVLDDVLTGKTFDAIYCFNVLHLFLAAERRDMIRRCQRWLRPGGLAFFVVFSEKEATYGKGKAVEPETFETRPGRPAHYFTDADLRAHFADYMILETDLIADPEDHSPEGSHVHELRYICGMKPQ
- a CDS encoding DUF1640 domain-containing protein; its protein translation is MALFDTHKAVKTLTGAGFSENQAEALIDAVSEARGDAATNDDLQASEQALRADLQASEQALRADLQASEQALRADLQTLRADLQASDQAIRADMQVMEERLRKHIAEQLGKQTFQLLVAISALAGVVSGIVIAVLKLFP
- a CDS encoding DUF192 domain-containing protein — protein: MATRVASDEQVPLAFEDELCVNEARIRVQVADTPSERAAGLSGYAGLPEDAGMLFVLPEPQQPTFWMKGMLFALDIIWIRDGTVVQIHASVPPQPPDTPDDQLPRYRPDEPITHVLELNAGSAERFGITIGSRIASCADETPTPQDAG
- a CDS encoding cob(I)yrinic acid a,c-diamide adenosyltransferase — protein: MPIYTGGGDDGTTSLFGGERVQKHALRMDLIGTIDELSAVLGVAIVHLPSAQAEFSGLLQRIQSELFIMGADVATPQEPRAYTIPRITPAHGKALETAIDAADAQLPPLTDFVLPGGTPAAAALHLARAVCRRAERIAVALAQEEDLSKPILIYLNRLSDLLFTLARLANHQAGVEDVLSKSADPMA
- a CDS encoding GDSL-type esterase/lipase family protein is translated as MRWYTGEELLPFLRGAPFVDVANGRVRVARLDPADSLSYPVGAWQHALSTAGVRLVFSTSAASVTLRAWDSGHQPEEEGLTSLWRDDAPVATHSQRNPGGEVRAEFPLPREGSQAYALYLPYVTRLEPIALGVTDGAKLSPVVPAPYVWAAYGDSITQGRTATDPGLTYVAQAARLAGVEPLNLGFRGWARGEPAAAKLLADMEFDVLSLLMGVNVRVSSWLDAAAWRETFRNFIDLVRIGHPTTPILVISILSCHGDFTDTTPDARGVTVTALREAEHEVVAERIAAGDMHIRLIDGSCIIGPNDAALVPDGTHPNDTGMHRIAAHIAPVLREMLGL
- a CDS encoding isoprenylcysteine carboxylmethyltransferase family protein codes for the protein MGSEQPRRQPEESNERIYVGVKPGVIVLYLVALVVTTALLVWFLYLDQRPWYGNWPAVILSVTFFSLFVVGFLVALPRRDWRQTALGPAFLIALFTEMFGIPFTIYLLSSVFGFSIGLDGSEGHLWAVALDWLGWVRLSVGVPMLKWGGSAVVLTGLVLMGWGWWRVYRARGALVTDGLYRHVRHPQYVGFVLVMAGFLIQWPTLITLLMFPVLLAAYIRLAANEDVYLERTHGDAFRSYRKNVPGWLPRLR
- a CDS encoding MBL fold metallo-hydrolase; translated protein: MRDIPLLGPFAIAPGVHQLRALGARVTVLQAHDGVVLVDAGSRGSLQAIKAGLRALGIALEQVRLIALTHSHPDHAGGLAELAEATSAPVAIHRTEAGIICGDEPAPSFLRREALPQVPSAVSFINSAPVMVQYPLEDCEYLPEIEQVRVIHTPGHTQGSICFYVEPAKLLIVGDALQYRFRKLQYPSWLFTRDPELARESLAKLLDVDFTTICFSHFPPIRENAREMLAAFLDDGKE
- a CDS encoding fructose-bisphosphate aldolase, encoding MTKQRVTLDDLELSPGKYVRLQRLLYGYGPGNGTMMLLPVDHGMEHGPVDFFDNPDALDPDYIWRLAVEGGFSGVALQYGNALKYMRPYAGRVPLVVKLNGKTNIPPDDDPLNPLNATVEDAVRIGADAIGYTLYMGSSRQDEDFAQWRQVRQDADRFGMPTIMWAYPRGQHMEAKGGRDSFYAIDYAARVACELGADVVKINIPKIDLERDKLSPAPYNTMEVTPDEALAKAVQSAGKTLVLISGSSRASDEEALAKARLAVQSGATGFIFGRNCFQRPWDEGLALVHRMRDMLRAATTE
- a CDS encoding PHP domain-containing protein, producing the protein MPGIDLHLHTTASDGAFAPADLVGMAHEAGLDCIAITDHDSTDGVAAAQEAGQNCGVRVIAGIEFNTMWHGQSVHILGYFVDTEHPELQAVVARQRDGRLYRAQKIVEKLAALDMPLVWEDILADADGGAVGRPHIAKAMLAQGYVNDANEAFDKFLGHGMPAYVEQPKLTPVEAVALLHRAGAAAGLAHPFNVEGADQVDLDKLVPELAEAGLDAIETYYTGYEAEQRADILNMAARFDLIPTGGSDFHGGGILTQAELGAVSVPAESLARLEAAVRQHATL
- the argJ gene encoding bifunctional glutamate N-acetyltransferase/amino-acid acetyltransferase ArgJ, producing the protein MAEELAEGLVAGGATRPAGFLADGVFCGIKEYDASLEKRDVGCLVSERPATVAGVYTKNKVKAAPVLLDQERMQRGTTRGIVYCSGNANACTGDQGMANAREMTALLAAQVGVDAEDILVCSTGLIGHQLPMEIVREGISRLAPAKKRHHEAATAMLTTDEWPKEAAAQFEANGTTYAVGGMCKGAAMIHPNMATMLAYLTTDAPVARDFLHATLKRVVDDSFHMISVDGDTSTNDTVLVLANGAAGGPEIDGGAAGAALESALRAVAVFLAKEIVRNAEGATKVFGVEVRGAASLDAARTIGRSVASSSLVKTAVLGSDPNWGRIMCAAGYSGVDFDPDKSSLWLEDILLFHNGTPTDFDEDAASALLDKKQSMFILDLADGDATSTAWGCDLTTEYVIFNSDYRT